The following proteins are encoded in a genomic region of Thermococcus pacificus:
- a CDS encoding ABC transporter permease, which yields MGRKAGVVILVIFALFVVFSNAGVSDEDIANWENVNYWKDNPRMAYPSWFSVFGDRTPTSSLKPAVLGENGSVVYEFSYEHTYHDKPSDVRFYGLPYGREVEISVLRPDGIRVPLYKGIATSSNLSINTNMRTGVVSSLSDVLNLSEADYVLFSATELLFSRNGNMETLNGKYVFEVRLAGNATPSVEILGTCYGLLGTDSYGRDMWVGFVKGMNNTLYLAFFTTVIIVFLGAIIGILSGYVGGFLGEFMTFLLEVLVALPMLPILVVMVWLFSTQGYGEQVRINSVLFMFFVALLTLGKFAKTVRTMTIREKVNEYVSAAVSMGAGTLWVLRKHILPPVGEFSLMYSTILLARIVALISVFGFFGLIPGTNWGSFMIEAMNQGALYGGYWWWIVAPGFAMAVLSAGLALFSSRG from the coding sequence ATGGGAAGGAAAGCCGGAGTGGTTATACTGGTCATCTTCGCCCTTTTTGTCGTGTTTTCAAACGCGGGCGTGAGCGATGAGGACATTGCCAACTGGGAGAACGTCAACTACTGGAAGGACAACCCGCGAATGGCGTATCCCTCGTGGTTCTCCGTCTTCGGGGACAGGACCCCTACTAGCTCTCTGAAGCCGGCGGTTCTTGGGGAGAACGGCTCGGTGGTGTACGAGTTTTCCTACGAACATACCTACCATGACAAGCCGAGTGATGTTAGGTTCTACGGCCTTCCCTACGGTAGAGAGGTTGAAATAAGTGTTTTAAGGCCCGATGGAATACGGGTGCCCCTTTACAAGGGTATCGCAACCTCCAGCAATCTCAGCATCAACACCAACATGCGCACCGGTGTCGTCTCCTCGCTTTCCGATGTCCTAAACCTCAGCGAAGCCGATTACGTCCTCTTCTCCGCAACAGAGCTCCTTTTCTCCCGCAATGGAAATATGGAGACCCTAAACGGAAAGTACGTCTTCGAAGTTCGCCTGGCTGGGAACGCCACCCCCTCCGTCGAAATCCTCGGAACCTGCTACGGTCTCCTGGGGACGGACTCCTACGGTAGGGACATGTGGGTGGGCTTCGTCAAGGGGATGAACAACACCCTCTACCTCGCGTTCTTCACGACGGTCATAATAGTCTTCCTTGGAGCTATCATAGGCATCCTCTCGGGCTACGTTGGCGGTTTCCTTGGAGAGTTCATGACGTTCCTTCTGGAGGTCCTCGTGGCCCTGCCGATGCTTCCCATCCTGGTCGTAATGGTGTGGCTCTTCTCCACACAGGGCTACGGCGAACAGGTCAGAATAAACTCCGTCCTCTTCATGTTCTTCGTCGCCCTTCTAACCCTGGGGAAGTTCGCCAAGACGGTCAGGACGATGACGATAAGGGAGAAGGTGAACGAATACGTCAGCGCTGCAGTGAGTATGGGCGCCGGCACGCTCTGGGTTCTGAGAAAGCACATACTTCCCCCCGTCGGGGAGTTTTCCCTCATGTACTCAACCATACTCCTGGCCAGGATAGTGGCGCTGATATCGGTTTTTGGGTTCTTTGGCCTGATCCCGGGCACCAACTGGGGCTCCTTCATGATAGAGGCCATGAATCAGGGGGCGCTTTACGGCGGTTACTGGTGGTGGATAGTGGCTCCGGGCTTTGCAATGGCAGTTCTGAGCGCAGGTCTGGCGTTGTTCTCTTCCAGAGGTTAG
- a CDS encoding YlqF/YawG family GTPase produces the protein MKARKAWRVVREVIDEADVVVEVVDARDPIGTRNRKLERLIMEEGKPLLIVMNKADLVPKEWAEEYKRKSEIPVVFISARERKGTGILRNEIKKLAKPLLEEKERVKVALIGYPNVGKSTIINTLKGRRAVGTAPIPGYTKGKQLIRLSKRIWLLDSPGVIPIDDFDELVIKGGFPADKIEEPVKPALKLISRILETRKEALTEKFEIEDFESEEEILRKIGERRGLIKTGGEVDLEETARWFLREWQTGRFTLFGKGEERPQEFKWDFEDILEGIEKDLLLDPRRILWKYGDELREKLDNQKRVGVREIEGFAVGIATGFKKCGPAVKLLEELTGKHVLASECFGKKWKGVVVVME, from the coding sequence ATGAAGGCGAGAAAGGCTTGGAGAGTGGTGAGGGAGGTAATAGATGAAGCGGACGTCGTAGTCGAGGTCGTCGACGCGAGGGATCCCATAGGAACGCGTAACAGGAAGCTTGAGAGGCTAATCATGGAAGAAGGCAAGCCACTTCTCATAGTCATGAACAAGGCTGATCTGGTCCCAAAGGAGTGGGCCGAGGAGTACAAGAGGAAGAGCGAGATTCCGGTTGTCTTCATCAGCGCGAGGGAGAGAAAGGGCACTGGAATCCTGCGGAATGAGATAAAAAAGCTCGCGAAGCCCCTCCTCGAGGAGAAGGAGAGAGTTAAGGTGGCCCTCATCGGCTATCCCAACGTCGGCAAGAGCACGATAATCAACACCCTCAAGGGCAGGAGGGCCGTTGGAACGGCACCGATACCCGGCTACACAAAGGGAAAACAGCTCATAAGGCTGAGCAAGAGGATATGGCTTCTGGATTCACCGGGAGTGATTCCCATCGATGACTTTGACGAGCTGGTCATAAAGGGCGGCTTTCCGGCTGACAAGATAGAGGAACCCGTTAAGCCCGCTTTAAAGCTAATTTCGCGCATTCTCGAAACGCGGAAGGAGGCCCTGACTGAGAAGTTCGAAATCGAGGACTTTGAGAGCGAGGAGGAGATACTCAGAAAGATAGGTGAGAGACGGGGTCTGATAAAGACTGGTGGCGAGGTTGACCTTGAGGAGACGGCTAGATGGTTCCTCAGGGAATGGCAGACCGGCCGCTTCACACTCTTTGGGAAGGGAGAAGAAAGGCCGCAGGAGTTCAAATGGGACTTCGAAGATATCCTGGAGGGGATTGAGAAAGACCTGCTCCTTGACCCGAGGAGGATACTGTGGAAATACGGGGATGAACTTCGGGAAAAGCTGGACAACCAGAAGCGCGTTGGAGTCAGGGAGATAGAGGGCTTCGCGGTCGGGATAGCGACAGGCTTCAAGAAGTGTGGTCCCGCTGTTAAGCTCCTTGAAGAACTAACTGGAAAACACGTCCTCGCGAGCGAGTGCTTCGGAAAGAAGTGGAAGGGTGTAGTGGTGGTAATGGAGTAG
- a CDS encoding TIGR04076 family protein codes for MEKLEARIVEIRGKCPVFRLGDRVTIEGPRINLKETDAVCTHAFASLLPYIVALRKGIKPEELGLGRGEKAYVQCLDPGPPYTDGGTVIFEITVVRDEGEKGLESGEGGNR; via the coding sequence ATGGAAAAACTGGAGGCTCGCATAGTAGAAATTCGGGGGAAGTGCCCCGTTTTTCGCTTGGGAGACAGAGTAACCATTGAAGGCCCCAGAATAAACCTAAAGGAGACGGATGCGGTGTGCACCCATGCATTCGCATCGCTGTTGCCGTACATAGTTGCACTGCGAAAGGGTATTAAGCCGGAGGAACTAGGGCTTGGCAGGGGAGAGAAAGCTTACGTGCAGTGCCTCGACCCCGGGCCGCCTTACACCGACGGCGGGACGGTCATCTTCGAGATAACGGTGGTGCGAGATGAAGGCGAGAAAGGCTTGGAGAGTGGTGAGGGAGGTAATAGATGA